A region from the Rosa rugosa chromosome 6, drRosRugo1.1, whole genome shotgun sequence genome encodes:
- the LOC133714076 gene encoding calcium-dependent protein kinase 1 gives MGNTCVGPSISKNGFFQSVSAAMWRTPLPDDSLHTSGGETVNEQQPREPESPLPVVQDKPPQQVMTIPKPETEPKQPSKPRKPPQMKRVPSAGLRAGSVLQTKTGKIKEFYSFGRKLGQGQFGVTTLCVEKATGKEYACKSIAKRKLITDDDVEDVRREIQIMHHLAGHPNVISIKGAYEDAVAVHVVMELCAGGELFDRIIQRGHYTERKAADLTRTIVGVVEACHSLGVMHRDLKPENFLFVSQEEDALLKTIDFGLSIFLKPGEKFTDVVGSPYYVAPEVLRKRYGPEADVWSAGVILYILLSGVPPFWAETEQGIFDQVLHGELDFSSDPWPSISDGAKDLVRRMLVRDPRKRLTAHEVLCHPWVQVDGVAPDKALDSAVLSRLKQFSAMNKLKKMALRVIAESLSEEEIAGLKEMFKMIDTDSSGQITFEELKAGLKKFGATLKESEIYDLMQAADVDNSGTIDYGEFVAATLHLNKIEREDHLFAAFSYFDKDGSGYITQDELQLACEEFGVEDVRLEEMIREVDQDNDGRIDYNEFVAMMQKGNFVGPAKKGLQSSFSINFR, from the exons ATGGGGAATACTTGTGTTGGACCCAGCATTTCCAAGAATGGCTTCTTCCAATCAGTTTCGGCTGCAATGTGGCGAACCCCTTTGCCTGATGACTCTCTTCATACTAGTGGAGGAGAAACTGTCAATGAGCAGCAGCCCAGGGAACCCGAGTCGCCTCTTCCGGTAGTACAAGACAAGCCCCCGCAACAAGTGATGACCATACCAAAACCTGAAACTGAGCCGAAACAACCCTCCAAACCCAGGAAGCCGCCGCAGATGAAGAGGGTCCCTAGTGCAGGGCTTCGTGCTGGTTCAGTGTTGCAAACAAAGACGGGAAAAATAAAGGAGTTTTATAGttttgggaggaaattgggacaGGGGCAGTTTGGAGTAACAACTCTGTGCGTGGAGAAGGCCACCGGGAAAGAGTACGCGTGCAAGTCGATTGCAAAAAGGAAGTTGATAACTGACGATGATGTGGAGGATGTGAGGAGGGAGATTCAGATAATGCATCATCTGGCAGGCCACCCTAATGTTATATCTATAAAGGGTGCTTATGAGGATGCTGTAGCAGTTCATGTTGTTATGGAATTATGTGCAGGAGGTGAGCTCTTTGATAGGATTATCCAGCGTGGCCATTATACAGAAAGAAAGGCAGCTGACCTCACTAGGACTATAGTCGGAGTTGTAGAAGCTTGCCATTCATTAGGAGTTATGCATCGAGACCTTAAGCCCgagaattttctttttgtcagTCAGGAGGAGGATGCGCTTCTTAAAActattgattttggattatctATTTTCTTGAAGCCAG GAGAAAAGTTTACTGATGTGGTTGGGAGCCCATATTATGTCGCTCCAGAAGTCTTACGAAAGCGTTATGGTCCAGAAGCAGATGTTTGGAGCGCTGGAGTGattctttatattttattaagtGGGGTACCTCCATTTTGGGCTG AAACGGAGCAAGGAATATTTGATCAGGTCTTGCATGGTGAGCTAGACTTTTCATCAGATCCCTGGCCTAGTATCTCTGACGGTGCCAAAGATTTAGTAAGGAGAATGCTTGTCCGAGACCCTAGAAAGCGGCTGACTGCACACGAAGTTTTGT GCCACCCCTGGGTGCAAGTTGATGGTGTGGCTCCTGATAAGGCTCTTGATTCTGCAGTTCTAAGTCGCTTAAAGCAATTTTCAGCTATGAACAAGCTGAAGAAAATGGCTCTTAGG GTTATTGCTGAGAGCTTATCTGAAGAAGAAATAGCTGGCCTGAAAGAAATGTTCAAGATGATAGACACTGACAGCAGTGGCCAAATCACTTTTGAAGAACTTAAGGCTGGACTGAAAAAATTTGGAGCTACTCTGAAGGAGTCAGAAATTTATGATCTGATGCAAGCA GCAGATGTAGATAATAGCGGAACCATTGATTATGGGGAATTTGTTGCTGCAACATTGCATTTAAAcaaaattgagagagaagaTCATCTGTTTGCAGCTTTCTCCTACTTTGATAAGGATGGAAGTGGCTACATTACTCAAGATGAGCTTCAACTAGCTTGTGAGGAGTTTGGCGTAGAGGATGTTCGCCTCGAAGAAATGATAAGAGAAGTCGATCAGGATAAT
- the LOC133715470 gene encoding uncharacterized protein LOC133715470, with translation MYRSAAKRLLHSLGAPLSNSSSNRVVRFRPLQSLISHSRFSTTVNSEPFVSQNPTYSDSTPSTADHTRRPRVEYQDEQARVLQASLPHVIRLGWSEAAMIAGARDVGVSPSIVGSFPRKEAALVEFFMDDCLQRLSDTIESGTEELRSLIPSERITKLVRIRLEMQAPYISKWPQALSIQAQPVNVPTSFKQRALLVDEIWHGAGDDTSDFDWYVKRTVLGGIYSTTEIYMLTDNSPNFCDTWAFLDNRVKDSFDLKKTIQEATYLAEAVGAGMGTSLQGFVKSVFRG, from the coding sequence ATGTACAGATCAGCAGCTAAGCGGCTTCTACATTCCCTGGGTGCACCCTTGAGTAACAGTAGCAGCAACCGTGTTGTTCGGTTTCGCCCTCTTCAGTCCCTCATCAGTCATTCTCGCTTTTCCACTACTGTCAACTCTGAACCCTTTGTCAGTCAAAACCCTACTTACTCAGATTCCACGCCGTCAACAGCCGATCACACGCGCAGACCAAGAGTAGAATACCAAGATGAGCAAGCTCGCGTGCTCCAAGCCTCACTTCCCCATGTCATAAGGTTGGGGTGGAGTGAAGCAGCTATGATTGCTGGTGCGAGGGATGTTGGTGTGTCTCCGTCAATTGTGGGATCGTTCCCAAGGAAAGAGGCTGCCCTTGTTGAGTTTTTCATGGATGACTGCCTGCAAAGGCTCAGTGATACAATTGAGTCCGGTACAGAGGAGTTGAGAAGTTTGATACCCAGCGAGCGTATCACCAAGCTTGTAAGAATTCGCTTGGAAATGCAGGCGCCCTACATATCAAAATGGCCTCAAGCTCTTAGCATCCAGGCACAACCTGTGAATGTTCCCACAAGTTTTAAGCAGAGGGCGCTCCTTGTTGATGAGATCTGGCACGGTGCTGGTGATGACACCTCTGATTTTGATTGGTATGTGAAACGGACTGTCCTTGGAGGGATATACTCCACAACTGAGATTTACATGCTTACTGATAATTCCCCAAATTTTTGTGATACGTGGGCATTCTTGGATAATCGGGTGAAAGATTCTTTCGACTTGAAGAAGACCATTCAAGAGGCAACATACTTGGCAGAAGCCGTTGGTGCTGGAATGGGGACCTCTTTGCAAGGATTTGTGAAGAGCGTGTTTCGGGGGTAA
- the LOC133715471 gene encoding uncharacterized protein LOC133715471: MERWVVDISEWDPTPQDLSFALSVLPPSQQSSVTRYVRLEDRKRALVSRLLQYALVHQVLAIPYDQIVINRTLEGKPYLECDEVCVDFPNFNFNVSHHGDYVAIASEPLCLVGVDIVSIVIPQDETVIEFLQSFSSYFSSFEWHNICTAGTNNDMLIEFYRYWCLKEAFVKAIGSGLAYDLDKVEFHHSCWANISVNIEGKATREWRFWLLELGKNHLVSIARGHPRSASGSYMRTLRQSEFDEKEYHAALHLPNVGFVSRTVEQLIPVSHKAPVHHT, translated from the exons ATGGAGAGGTGGGTTGTGGACATATCGGAGTGGGACCCAACCCCCCAAGACTTGTCCTTCGCCCTCTCTGTTCTTCCTCCATCTCAGCAATCCTCCGTCACCag ATATGTACGTCTGGAAGACAGGAAACGGGCACTTGTGAGCCGGTTGCTTCAGTATGCTCTTGTACACCAAGTCTTGGCAATCCCATATGATCAGATTGTCATTAACCGCACCTTGGAAGGCAAACCATATCTG GAATGTGATGAAGTTTGCGTGGATTTTCCCAATTTTAATTTCAATGTATCGCATCATGGTGACTATGTGGCTATAGCATCAGAACCTTTATGCCTTGTGGGGGTTGACATTGTTTCCATAGTCATTCCTCAGGATGAGACTGTCATAGAATTCCTTCAAAGCTTCTCCTCATACTTTTCAAGTTTTGAATGGCATAACATTTGCACTGCTGGCACAAACAATGATATGCTGATTGAGTTTTACAG ATATTGGTGTCTGAAAGAAGCTTTTGTCAAAGCAATTGGGAGTGGACTGGCATATGATTTGGACAAAGTGGAATTTCATCACAGTTGCTGGGCAAACATTTCTGTTAACATTGAGGGCAAGGCTACGAGAGAGTGGCGCTTTTGGCTTCTAGAGTTGGGAAAGAATCATTTG GTATCCATTGCAAGGGGTCATCCAAGATCAGCTTCTGGGAGTTACATGAGAACATTAAGACAATCGGAGTTTGATGAAAAGGAATATCATGCAGCTCTTCATCTTCCAAATGTAGGGTTTGTCTCGAGAACTGTAGAACAACTAATTCCGGTTTCACACAAAGCCCCTGTACATCACACCTAG